Genomic DNA from Peribacillus simplex NBRC 15720 = DSM 1321:
CGCGGAAAGCGAGTGGCCTACGTTCCAATCAACGATCAGATTTTACAAGTCATAAAAAAACTATAGTCAAACTCGATTTTCATCGAGTTTGACTATAGTCTGAAACCTAATCCAAATACGGATTAGGTTTTTTCAAACTTCTTATGAGGACAAGTTTTCCTGTGATGAGTGAAAATGGATTTGAGCATAAAAAACACCATTGATATGATAAAAGTAACATACCCATGCTATTTATCGCTTTTAATCAGAAATAGCATATGAGATTGAATCGTCTTTACCGGTGTAGCATTTATTCTTGGTGTCGTTGTTTGCCGTACATAGTATCATTAAAAAGGAAGAGACATTACATAATGCTCACAAAATAAGTTAATAAGAATAATGCTCATTGCCTTTCTTTAATATGAAAAGGAGAGGAAGTAGACTAGACTATCAAAGAGTACTCCAATCAAGGAGGAAGCGTTCTATCAAATGTTAAAGACCAGTCAGGGATCACGGTAGGAGTGGATATTGATGAAAAAGTTTTATTCGGATATGACAGTGGAGGAAGCGATTTCAAGTTTTCCCATCGGAAGTAATGAAGTGGAAGTGTTGGACGATTCGGAAGATTTCATCGGCTTTCTGACAATAGAAGCGTTATCTGCGGCAGTACAGCAGAGTGATTTGACGAAGCCTATTTCCCATTTCATTACTGTGAATGCACCGCTACAAAATTTACGAAATTACTCAATACCATATGAACAATTTCAAGCATTCTTCGAGAGTGATCTATGCAGGGTTGTATTTAATGCCCTGTATGATGGCGTGTATATCACGGATGGGGAAGGAACGACATTATATATCAATCAAGCTTATCAGCGTATTACCGGAATAAGAGAAGAGGAAATTATCGGAAAACCGATGAGTTATTTAATTGAGCAGGGTATGATATCCGTTTCTGCTTCATTGGACTCTATTCGAACGAAGAATCAAGTTACTTTAACACAAAGAATTCGAAATGGAAGAAAGATTATCGTTTCGGCCACACCAATTCTATCGCCACAGAATGAAGTCATATTTGTCATAAATAGTGTTAGGGATATAACTGAATTAATCCGGATGAAATATACGATCGACAGCCAAAAGTTATCTTTCCAACCTATTTCTCAATTATTGCCTGGCTCGGAACAGGTGAATTTGCAGGAAATAATCATTGGGCCTTCTACAACTCCTTTATTCAAGCTGGCTGATAAAGTAGCTAAAACGGAAGCGAAGATCTTGTTACAGGGAGAAACGGGAGTAGGTAAGAGTTTAATCGCCAAGTACATACATGCCAAAAGCTCCCGGAAGGAAAAAATTTTCCTTGAATTAAATTGCGGAGCCATCCCGGCAAACTTGGTGGAATCTGAACTTTTTGGATATGAGCCAGGGGCATTTACCGGATCCCTTAAGAATGGGAAAATGGGGATTTTCGAGAAAGTGAATGGTGGCACGTTATTTTTGGACGAAATTGGGGATTTACCTTTAGAGTTACAGGTAAAACTTTTGAAAGTGGTAGAAGAAAACAAGTTTATGAGAGTGGGTTCTACCGAAATGAAAGAAGTGGATGTCAGATTAATTACTGCCACTCATCGCGATTTGGCCTCCCTCGTTCAAGAGGGATCTTTCCGCGAAGATCTATATTACAGGCTTAATATCGTATCCTTTGAAGTGCCACCCTTACGCCAGCGAAAGGAAGAAACGATCCCACTTTTAGAAATGTATTTGAAAAAATTCAATGAAAAATATAATGAAAAGAAAAAGATGACACCGGAATGCTATGAATGGCTGACGAACTATTCGTGGCCTGGTAATATACGTGAGCTTGCGAGTCTTGCAGAGCGACTGGTCGTCACGACTTATGATGATACGATTGATTTGCCTAATTTACCTTCGTTCATCCAGCCGGTCTTATCAAAAAAACCTACAACACATTCTTTGAAGGAAGCCGTTTCCGAGCTGGAGCGTTCCCTGATCCTGAATGCGATGAAAAAATATGGGACTACAAGGGCGGCTGCCATCTCTTTGGATATAAGTCAAAGCTCTTTGGTGCAAAAAATGAAAAAATTTCACATTCGATTAGAAAACGAATCGAATTAGTTTTTTTGATTTGATTTCTACTCGTTATTTCTACTGTTACCCATGAAAAAAAGGTTGTCCCCTTGTAAATTAAGCGTTTTCACTTTGGCATGATTCCTGCATTAGTAAAAACATGAAAGGGGAGATAACCATGAATATTTCTATTTTTTCAATGGCTAACAAATTGGTGACAGGAGCAGATTCTTTACAACAGCTGACTGATGAGGTTACGCGATTAGGGATGAAGAATCCGTTGATAGTTACAGATAAAATTTTAGTGGGTGCTGGGGTTGTGCAAAAGGTTGAGGATTTACTTTCTTCAGCATACGGTATTTTTTCGGATGTGAATCCTGAACCGGAAATTGAAATCGTTGAGCAATGTGTACAGTCAATCAGGGATGGAAAACATGATGGACTGATTGCGGTAGGCGGTGGGAGTGCGATGGATATTGCGAAAGCCTCTTCCGTCATGGCTACGAATTCGGGTAGCATCGAGACTTATTTCGGTACGAACTTGATTGAAGTTCCAGGACTACCTTTAATTGCCATACCGACAACGGCCGGAACCGGCTCTGAAGTGACGAATATTTCAATTTTATCGGACAAGAAAGAACAGGTTAAGAAGGGAATTGTAAGTTCGTATCTTTTACCGGATGTTGCGATTGTATCACCCGTCATGACGCTGACTTGCCCGCCAAGTGTGACGGCTGCGAGTGGAGTGGATGCACTTGTTCATGCGGTCGAAGCTTATATTTCCAAATTTGCTTCGCCCGTTACGGATGCCTTGGCAATGGGGGCAATGAAATTAATCGCTGTAAATTTACCAAAGGCTTATGCTGCGCCAGCTAATTTGGAAGCACGGGAAGCCATGATCACTGGAAGCCTAATGGCAGGGTTAGCTTTTGGAAATGCCGGTGTTGGAGCTGTCCATGCCTTAGCTTATCCGCTTGGAGGCCGCTTCCATTTATCACATGGAGTCAGCAATTCATTATTACTGCCATTTGTGATGAAGTGGAATAAAATTGCATGTTTGGAAAGATTCCGTGACATTGCTGAAGCACTTGGAGAGAAAGTCAATCATTTAAATGATGATGAGGCAGCTGATAAAGCTATAGAAGCGATGACCAGAATATGTCGTTACGTGGATATACCTGAGTCACTAAGTGAATTTGACATTCCTGAATCTGCTTTAAGTGAAATGGCTGCCGAAGCCATCAAACAAGTTCGTTTACTTCGCAATAATCCCCGTGCATTAAACGTTCGGGATATCGAAAAAATATACCGTTCAGCCTATGGCTTTTAAGTGGAGGAAACAATATGAAATGGAAAAACCGTCGCTACGGAGAAGAGACATCGTATATACCTGCGGGACCTTTTAAAATTAGACTTCCATTTGTCCATTATCGTTTTGAGTGGCCTGACTATGTTCAAGGCTTATTGATGTGTGCAGTTGACCTTGGAGCGATTACACTGCTTGCAGACCATCTGGGTATGCCTTTTGATGTAGCTCTAGCCGTTGTTGTCTTGAATGGATTATTATATTTGGCACATCATTTACTCGGGGACCCAGTTATACCAGGTTGGATTACACCTGCGGTTCCATGCTTGTATTGTTCGTCGGGCAATTTCCGGAAGGGCCTGATCGGGTCTATGCACTCGTTGCGTTTCAATTAACATTAGGTATTTTATCGATATTGCTTGGAATGACCGGACTTGCCAGTAAGGTCGTTCGATTAGTGCCGAATGCAATTAAATCAGGCATTATTTTAGGAGCGGGAATTGGTGCTGTCGTTTCCATTTTCGAAGTGGGTGGAAAGTTTGATTTATTTCCTTATACAATAAGCATTTGTATCGGCTTTGCCTTTTATCTACTTTTCTCGAAAAGTTTTGGAAAATTAAAAATACGAAATAAAGTTTGGGTATTCATAGGCAATTTAGGGATATTGCCAGCTATCTTGCTTGCGGTCTTTGTAGCCCCAATTTTTGGAGAAGCAAAATGGCCTGATATTCAATGGGGATTCAGCAGTCCGGATTTTGCTACGCTTTGGTCGGACTATACTGTTTTCGGATTAGGTTTTCCTGCCATGACCTTCTTTTTAAGTGCGATTCCAGCTGTTTTTGCTACTTATTTAGTCGTATTCGGGGATGTGCTGAAAACAAAAGCGTTGCTTTCTGAATCCGATGAGGTCAGGGAGGATGAAAAAGTGGACTATAATCCAAACAGAGCTCATTTAATTTTTGGTGGCCGAAATGTAATCATGAGTTTTATCGGACCTGATATTACAATGTGCGGTCCGTTGTGGGCAGCCATGCAGGTCGTGGTAGTGGAACGGTTCAAGAATGGCAAGAAAGCCATGAATTCTTTCTTCGGTGGTGCTGGCTCATTCCGTTGGGGTACGAATACAGGATTATTCTTATTGCCGGTCGTCAGCTTGGTTGAACCAATTCTCGGTGTGGCCTTGGCCTTGACGCTTTTGGTTCAAGGATATGTTAGCGTACGCGTCGGTGTTATGCAGGCGAAGAGCCAACGCGACTTGGGAATTGCAGGGGTCGTTGCTGCCATCCTTGTTATAAAAGGTGCTGGAATGGCTTTTGCAGCAGGAATCCTATTATGTGCCCTAATATATGGAAAGGACTTTTTCAAAGGTGAAAATGATAATACTTTTACAGATCATGAAGAAGAAGAAGAGGAGATTAAAGCAGGATGAAAAAAGTAGTGGAGAAATGGCCAATTTATATAAACGGCGAACCCATTCATACAGAGCATCATTTTGTAGTTGAAAATCCAGCAACATTGGAGCCTGTGGGCTATGTTCCGGACGCTAACGAAAAAGAGGCAAAGGCTGCTGTGGATGCAGCTCAAGCTGCCTTTCTGACTTGGTCGAAAACAA
This window encodes:
- a CDS encoding sigma-54 interaction domain-containing protein; this translates as MKKFYSDMTVEEAISSFPIGSNEVEVLDDSEDFIGFLTIEALSAAVQQSDLTKPISHFITVNAPLQNLRNYSIPYEQFQAFFESDLCRVVFNALYDGVYITDGEGTTLYINQAYQRITGIREEEIIGKPMSYLIEQGMISVSASLDSIRTKNQVTLTQRIRNGRKIIVSATPILSPQNEVIFVINSVRDITELIRMKYTIDSQKLSFQPISQLLPGSEQVNLQEIIIGPSTTPLFKLADKVAKTEAKILLQGETGVGKSLIAKYIHAKSSRKEKIFLELNCGAIPANLVESELFGYEPGAFTGSLKNGKMGIFEKVNGGTLFLDEIGDLPLELQVKLLKVVEENKFMRVGSTEMKEVDVRLITATHRDLASLVQEGSFREDLYYRLNIVSFEVPPLRQRKEETIPLLEMYLKKFNEKYNEKKKMTPECYEWLTNYSWPGNIRELASLAERLVVTTYDDTIDLPNLPSFIQPVLSKKPTTHSLKEAVSELERSLILNAMKKYGTTRAAAISLDISQSSLVQKMKKFHIRLENESN
- a CDS encoding iron-containing alcohol dehydrogenase, which gives rise to MNISIFSMANKLVTGADSLQQLTDEVTRLGMKNPLIVTDKILVGAGVVQKVEDLLSSAYGIFSDVNPEPEIEIVEQCVQSIRDGKHDGLIAVGGGSAMDIAKASSVMATNSGSIETYFGTNLIEVPGLPLIAIPTTAGTGSEVTNISILSDKKEQVKKGIVSSYLLPDVAIVSPVMTLTCPPSVTAASGVDALVHAVEAYISKFASPVTDALAMGAMKLIAVNLPKAYAAPANLEAREAMITGSLMAGLAFGNAGVGAVHALAYPLGGRFHLSHGVSNSLLLPFVMKWNKIACLERFRDIAEALGEKVNHLNDDEAADKAIEAMTRICRYVDIPESLSEFDIPESALSEMAAEAIKQVRLLRNNPRALNVRDIEKIYRSAYGF